CACTTCCCGCTCCTAACGCCACCCAATTCAACTGTTAAATCCTGGTCAcatgcccctcacatgaggggcattttagtcttttcccatccaagatatttttaacatttttttatttataaaacaaaGGGGGATGGGCCACCCTATCATCTTCTTCACCCCTTTCTTTCTTTTTCTGAAACACAACCACCATCAGCCATCATCTTtggccaccacaaccaccacctctGAACACCAGTGTTCACCACCGTGAACCACCACCTGAAACCAGCATCGCGAACCAAAAATGCTATCGCACTCACAGCTGTCAATCTCTTCCCCATCTGACTGTTCGTTCGATGACGATGCGTTCAGCGCAAATGCAATCGCAACCGAGAATCGCCTCAGTCAAGCGAGTTTCATCCTCGAGTACCAGCAGCTGTATAATAGCTACAAAATGTGTCTCGCGAGCTTACAGGAATGTGTTATAGAGGTTGACGATCTTTGTATCGAGTACGAGCAGCTGTATTACAACTCCTTCCTTAGGTCAATCGGTAAGTGTTTGTTAATCAATGCCTGAATTAGATCTGGTTTTTATTATTCAATCTGTTTAAGATATTTTGACCATTCATTAGTCATTTTCAATTGATATGTTACGTAAAGTTTGACTTTAGAATTGAATTTATGTATTTTTGATTAAAAGGGACGAATGCTTTAATGCTTTATTCAATTTCACAACCTGACCTAATAATTGTGATAGCAACGGGTGCGTATCCCTGGAGAAGAAAGCAGCAGGGGGTTGAAGTTTGAGGTGTACAACTAGGGAATGTCGAAAACCGAGCTGTGCAACAAGTGGCAGGAGACTGTTATTAGGGGTGGCCATCTTCTTTTGTTTTATCAATAAAAAAATGGTAAAAGTTTCTTAGATgggaaaagactaaaatgcccctcatgtgaggggcatgTGACCAGTATTTAACAGTTGAATTGGATGGTGTTAGGAGCGGGGAGTGAAATAGAGATAAGATTTATAGATCGGGGAGTAAAATGTCTATTTTTAAAGGATtagggcaaaaccgttaaaacgaccaaaccacagagagcaaaacagaagtttactctttTTCTTATAGTgttaatttaaaaaaacaaaagaagaaCTTTTTAGTATAAAATATTGAATTTTTTAAGAGCCTTCCAACCAATTCGGATTTTAAGGAATTGAAATGAATAAATTCGTTAAAACCCCACCACAACCGTTATAAACCCTAGTTTGCTCCTCCTTCAATCCACTGAGGTTCGTATTGCTTCTTCTTTTCAATCAATTCCTGTTACTCAATCGGTTTCTGGTGCAATTCATCCCCTCTACAACAATATTTCGCCATCTCTGATCCTGTTCACAATCACTTCAGTCaggcattttcacaaacacctGTTGGGCACCCCATGATCAAATGGCAAACCAACTCATTAAACCCTTCAAAAACCCTCACTACCTACCCTCGGTTACACGATTAATGACAACAAGCAAACGGGTTCAAGACAGAAGCCAACAGAAACGAGTCCACGCCCTCGAAATCGCAGTCGAAAAGCACAAAATCGCCTCCAAAATCCTCTTTCTATTAGAATTATTAAAGCAAGAACCCGAACAAGTTATTCCCATCAGGTCTCTTGATCAACACAGGCGCCAGCTCAATCTGCCAAAGCCCCACAAGATATCAGACTTTATTCGCAAATCGCCGAAGCTGTTCGAGATGTATAAGGACCAAAGGGGCACCACATGGGTCGGGTTAACCGCGAAAGGCGAAGAATTggttgaagaagaagaaagattaaTAGCAGAGAATGAGGGAAAGGCAGTGGAGCATGTAACAAGGTTGTTAATGATGTCTGTAAACAAGATTTTACCTTTGGATAAAATTGCTCATTTTAGGAGGGATTTAGGGCTGCCATATGATTTTCGAAAGCATTGGGTGCATAAGTATCCGGATTGTTTTCGGGTTTTGAAAGATGAGGATGATGTTGAGTTCTTGAAGCTTGTTTCTTGGAACCCATGTTGGTCTGTTACTGAAGTGGAAAAGAAAGTTACGGGCATCACGAAAGCCGAAAATCATGTTCCGGGGAGGCTTTCGTTAGCGTTTCCGATGAAGTTTCCTCCGGATTACAAGAAAGTGTATAGATACGGTGGGCAGATTGAGAATTTTCAGAAAAGGGAGTATCTTTCGCCTTATGCAGATGCGAAAGAGTTGAAAGCGGGGTCGGTTGAGTTCGATAAGCGAGCGATTGCGGTAATGCATGAGGTGTTAAGCTTTATGAACGAGAAACGGTTGATTACGGATCATTTGACTCACTTTAGGAGGGAGTTTGTGATGCCACAGAAGCTGATGAGGATATTGTTGAAGCATTTCGGGATCTTTTATGTTTCGGAAAGAGGGAAAAGATTCAGTGTGTTCTTGACGGAAGCGTATGATGGGTCGGAATTGATTGAGAAATGCCCGTTGGTTGTTTGGAAGGAGAAAGTTGTTAGCCTTACTGGTTATAGAGGAAGGAAGAAAAAGATTGAGACTTTTGATGACATGGATGATTTCGTTGATAATGATTTGTTTGAGAGTGATTCGGAAGATGAAAACACTATTTCGATTGACCGATCGTTCAAAGAAGAGGATGATACGATGAGTGATGTTGAAGATGAGTTGGTTACACAAATCTCTGAGATGGATATTGGAGAAGTTCAGAAAGCTTATAACGATACGTAATAAACATCACAAGGTTATAAATGTTGTGTTTTCTTGCACCTTTAATTATCTTTTGTTCATCATTATTTAACATACTTTTAAGCTCACCTTCTACCTTTATTGGATCATAACGGATTATTCATTAGTCGTGCATACTTGAAATAATTAGAGTCCTATTACTGACTGCTAGTTGGTTTCTTTTTGTAGAGAAATTATAGTTCTTGTAGTAATGCAAAAGCGAAATCTTTTATGGTCATCGCACATTTTTGGCCATGATATCTTTTCTAGGGGTGTCAATCCTGTCAGGTTTCGGGTTGGTTGGTTGAGTCGTTGAACCCAAACACAACCCATTTATTTATTCGTGTTAGGGATATCAACCCTAACTCGCCCACACTTAAAATCGTGCACCCCAAACTCGACCCGTTTAACCGATTTCTAAACAAGTCAAAACAGGTTGATGGGTTGCAAACTTGCAATCAAATTgtaaatgtgttaaacgggttGGTGGGTTAACTGAAAGCTTGCAAGTATCATGCTCTCAACATGGGTTTTGAGGGACTTAAGTTGTGCAGTTATTCGAACAAATTGGTTGGGATTTTTCTCTGTTTGCCAGAAGTCAATAATCTTTGATATGCAAGTGAATTACAAAATTCATTCAAAGGTTGACTTTTTAAACTGCTGTGTCGGATTTTTCACTGCAAACTAATCGTTTTTTTTAAGTCTTTTGGAAATGTATGAAATGGAAGCATCATCATAGGAAATATGCACGGTTTCTTAAGATTGGCAGTGAAGCTTCTCTTCAAAAGAGCATAAAACTGGTCTTTGATCAGCGAATAGAAGAGAACTAGAAAATCAACAGCATAACTTAAATGTTACCGTTGAAAGTTTGACTTCCATATTGCTGACTTAGGGGGAGCGGGGCACCCTCGGTGACCCCGTGCGGGAACCAATTTTGCCGAGTGGGGCGGTGCCGCCATCAAGGCGGTGAGCTATTTCGGGGAACCAAATCGGGAAGGAGGCACCGATGAAAGGAAGGAGAGAGGGAAATCGGAGACCAATGaaaatttttctttctttctttttttttttgaataaaaaaacaattccccTAAGAGGGGTGCACCCCGTACGTTTTTGGACAAGAAAGAAGTTATAGAGGGGAAATGACATGACAACGTATGATTGGGTTAAAAAAAGTTTTTCCTCACCTAATTAGAGGGGTGCCCCTTCACCCTTATTTTTTGTAGCATGTCGTCGGCATTGACTTGATGAATCATGGTGACATACCTTTTTGCAGCCTTGTCAGAAACATTGAAGATATACCCTGCAGTAGCCATGGTATCATTCTACTCCCTTTGTCTCATGAAAATTTCTAGTTGTTGGTATTTGTTTATAAAGGCTTTTTACCACTGTTGTATGCATTGCATATGCTGGTTAAATTCTAAAAAAATGTTCGATTTTTCATATCCATATAATTTGGTTTAATTTGTTCATTTTATATATTAGTTCATTAACAAAAAGCAAATTTATCAAACACAAAAACAACTGATTATTTAATCATTTAATTATTAAAATTGCCACCGACCTCATACCCATAATGATTCATGACTGTAAATCAAACACCACCTAAATTATGTGACTAATCACACGTCATTGAATACAGAGGctacttccagtgagacccctggCTCGATAGTGGTTTTGCATCAAATCTTggacataatgcatataacactcagcaattgggacaaaggccgattagtgcatgtacttccttgtctttcggctatcaacgccaccacatgatgcatgattaaccgtccttcgcttttaacgttattttcatgaaattagtaaaataacattaaaattagtgcactttcacttttgcacATGGGGCccacattatatgcgcatactgCAAGCGGGGCGTTAAAATaagagtaaatttcaaagttcgtcctttatgtatgtctaaaatatcaaagtatgtcctttatctttaataacctcagaaaacatccttaatgtttgaaaaaccaatcaggttatgtcctttagcctAAACCCTGTTTGTTTTCCCAGTTAAGTTAGGTCACGTGAGAAGCACATGAGGGCATTAATGTCATTATACCTATCAATTACTGTGCCCTATTATAAAAACCCTAAACCCCACTatcatcttctccatctttcAATCACCTGCACATCAACATACCCCCTTCTTCTCTCTATCTAACAATCttaccaccaccacaacctacctgccgccaccacctccaccacgaCCCACCTGTCGCCGCCATCACCGCCACCACGACCCACCTCCCCCCACCACAACCCACCTGTCAAACCGAGTTATACCAAACCCGAATTCTGAGTTGTTTGAATCCGAACTTAAGGACGACTGTTGTTAACCCGAAACTGACCACACCACTGCCTTCACTTGCCGGCCGGACTGAAGCCGCCGGCAACGGTGTtttaccaccaccatcatcatcatctgtcttCAACATCAACATCATCCACCTTCACCGACCCCTCCTGAACAACACGAaacagccaaaaaaaaaaaaacaaaaagatttgGGGATCTAAAGGATCTGAGATGATGAACTTAGGAGTCAAAATCTTACCGGTGTTCTTGTCGGGAAAGCGGCTCCGCCTCCTGATTAGCGTCGCAACCCACAGCCGCCGCCATGAGCAGCGGCGCCGTCGCCGGTCTGAAAATTGACGGAGCAGAGGGAAGAGGGTGGTTCGTCTGCTGGTGGGTGTTGTCGGAGAGGGGAGCCGTCGTCTGCCAAAGGAAATTGAGATATAATGTGCAGATTATGAAGATttgaattttttataattttatttttctagtaTTAAGGTAAAGACCAATATACCCTCATGTGCTTCTCATGTGACCTGATTTAACTGAGAAAACAAACTaggtttagggtaaaggacataacctgattgatttttcaaacattaaggatgttttctgaggttattaaagataaaggacatactttgatattttagacatacataaaggacgaactttgaaatttactcttAAAATAACTTATGGAGATTCTCCAGCATATTGGGACTTGATACTTCTTACTCTGATGCTATGTATGGATTACCAACATTAGTGTCGGAGGATGTTTCCGGAGCTCCGTCTTCAGGTCACCTTTTAACGTGTTTTTCGTATGATGTAGCCTGGATCTTAGCTCGGGATTGCTAGATGCAGACCAACTGACAACTCACACACACATACTTTACAACAAGACCCGAATTCAATTGTAGCAACAAGCGCGTGTCTACAACAAGACCTGACCACCTGGCCCGAATTCAATTGTAGCAACAAGTGGCGTCATCAATGCAATAAGATGTCACTAAATATACTAGAAGAAagttaatatacatatatatatatatatatatatattatcagatgctATATTTTATAAATTGAGGTAGGCAAGTCTTGACCCGTGTCCAAAAAAGCATAGAAAAGAACATGCAAAAATTTAATGATTTGGTTCGTTACCGGTAGAAAGTAGAAACCAATGTTAATACCGTCGGTGTTGGTAGGGAGGGACATAAGTTACTATCATTTACGTCATGAGGagggggtttttttttttaattaaacagAGGCGTGGTTTAAAAAGATATTTATCAAAGTAAATGTTTTTTTGAAGTGTTTATCAAAATGAGTGAAATTTGGTATGACTCATCACTTTTTATACTAAAACTATCTAGACGAGACTCACCAGTTCTCTTCATCATCTCCCAACCTAACCATCTTTGACGAACAGTCAGTGGCGGATCCATGAATTTTTTCTAGTGGGTTCACTGCTTTTAGATGACCCAATTTCATAGGACTAGACACTAAAATTTTCAGGTCCGTTTGACGGTTTGGGTGAGGTAAAGGTTCATCAGATAATAAAAATACggtaaaataacaaaaaaaaacatcatcATTTGACTCCTAATGTCTTACAGACCAACCAAACATGTTAATGGAACCTATATATTTACATAATGATGAAATAAATCAATTCCATTCCTTTTATACTTTATCATTTTCTGCCAATCAAAAAGGACCCAAAAGGCCATTGTGATTTGTCAAATATCTGTATCTTATAGATCAGAGATGGTGTGGGTTAACGTCTATTTGGGTGTAAAATGAATTTGGCTGTTGTtggttcaaaaaaataaaaataaaatagagaTCATGGGGTGTAGCAGAACAAGAAGAATCAAGGGACACACCCTATAGGGTGTAGCAGAACAAGAAGCATCAAGGGACACACCCTATATCTTGTTTAAAAAGACGGTCAGTAATGAGAATAGAACCCGGAACAATATGTTTACACACCAAAGCATTAACCAACAAACTGCTTGATCCTTTTTGTTATGAGTTCATACCATATTTTATTTATGGGTTCACTCCATATTTTTAGATAATCACTCTACAAAAAATTGAAAACCCAATGGGTTCGGGTGAACCCGGAACTTTGTATATAGATCCGCCCCTGCGAACAGTAGATGTTTACGGTGCGTCTCGTTTTCCGTCTGCATACACGTTTTTCCATGCATAATTTATGGTTGATTTCAGTGGTTGTTGACGTTGTAGAGGTTGAGGTGCAACATACATGGACGGAACTTATTAAGGGTCAGAAGATGTCAGACCCCCTATTTTTAGGCTTAAAAGTGTAACTTTAGTCCATTACCTTAAAAAATATCATCTCTATTTGGTTGGGCTCCTCCTATTTCAAAAGctcaaaataaatatatattcagTCCACCaatataaattttcaagttctgTCGCTTGCTACCGGCGAAAATCGATATTGTCAGCGAGTTCGGTAGGTTAAGACAAAAATATTAGATTCGTCGAAAAATCACGAAAAGTGTGAGGTTAAAACAAAAATGATGGCTTTAAGGTCATTTAAGTGCTACTAGCCGTTGCAAACATGCATGCCGTCAGCATCAGTTTCGGTAAGCATATGGGTAGAAGATACAAGTCGAAACCACACTGTGCCGGGTTTGGGTTCAGGTTCGTGGGGCCAAAAGGGAAACGAAGAGGCTGAATAAAACCGAGTTCATGGAACTGTTAGGCAGAACAAAAATCAAACAAGGGTGGTGGTTGAAAGAAGAAGGAAAAATGGGGTCCAAAATAAGACCGACCGGCTAAACCAATTGGAGGACCCAATGATGATCCAAGAAGAGATAACCGATCGTGTCACCAACATACCTTAGCACGCTTTATGTGTATTACACATAGTCTAATAGTGTAGAAAAGAATTGGTAGGAGGGTGTAGTTTAGCATCCTTAGACATTGATTGTACGTTTTGTAATGTTTATATTAGTAATCAATTTTTAAATGTGTTGTGTTTGGTTGTTCTTTTTCTTTTGTTGTAAAATTGCCGTCGCTACCGAACCCTATTGTAACGTAGCAGGGGGATTTATTCTGGTATGAGTTAAGTTGAATTGTATCAAAATTAAACGAGATGACACAATCTATTAGACTACCTCCAATGCATCCTTTAGATGATGCATTTGGAGACCCTTACAAGCCTTTACCCATTGTAAAATTCTATCCTTAGAAGCCCTTAGCAAGTATGCCCTTCCACAAGGGCTTTGCACTTCCTTGGTTTTTGCATTTGAGTGGGCCCAAAGTAAAAGgaaaaaatgttttatttaaatattttgtgTATTGGATAAGTAATGAGGTGGAAATATTTGGGTGGGCccaaagtaaaaagaaaaaatgttttatttaaatattttgtgTATTGGATAAGACtgcggggtatggtggggcttgggttgggcgtgggttggggcaATTGCTGACACGTGGATGTTAACCCAAACCCAAGTTTtaatggggtatggtggggcttgggttgggcgtgggttgggctgGCGTGGCCTAGCcacatcatcattttttttaatatatatttaaattaattaaaaacataaaaaaacatatttttttaaatacataaacaaacataataattattaaaataaaaaacaatcattcttcgtcgtcttcgtcggtttcgaacccaagaatcgttgaaacatgttccaccaaatcagatcgaaggttgtgatgtatatcccttgaccTGATCCAAAATTCATTAACCGCTTTATCTTGgtctgttacgttacctggttgggaatcatcgtcatcatagtgggtaacgaccgctctaccttcgttctccaaaatcatgttgtgaagaatgatacatgtgtacatcacgtttccaatctgatTCTTGTCCAATAGTCGACAAGGCATTTGtaatattcgccaccttttcttcaaaacaccgaatgctcgctcgacgtctttacgtgcagccataagtttctactcatacgaaaacggcgcctaaacattttttcatcatatTTAGGTTCagctgagaagtaatcgcttaccaacaaatcgttagcggtaacccgttcacgagcgatgtaccttctTCTGCGTTTAGGTTGTTGACtctcttcctcctcctcttcgTTTTCAACGATAACTTTCACCACCGtcgcgatcgtttgtagaaatatttccgccccatcgtcagatgatgatgacgattcagtataacttgaagaactcatggcgagattgtgttttatgtgtttgattttgtgtgagaaaaatgataaatattgtaaagtatttataaaggaagaattttttttttttaaaatagcccaacggctagcccaatGGCTAGCCTAGTTTGGCCATTCACAACCCGCCATGTCAGCTTGGCcagaccgccccacgcccggcttgaaacccacgaaaaaggggccacgcccaaacccatgcccacccggggtggtggcttgggcgttttcagcctacccacgcccaaaccctcgccccataccccgcagtctaaGTAATGAGGTGGAAATTAAGAATGGTAAGAATATTTGTAGGGTTGGAGATGAAATAAGAGTTTTTAAGGATTTGTAAGGATATGACGTGGCAGATGATGTGGCAGCTAAGGACGTCTAAGAACGCACGTAGCATTAAAGATAGTCTTAGCTCACGATGGGAGTACTTGCAAATTGTGGGTTGTGGGTTATATGGCCCCTTCACCCTTAGCATATTTTGGGTTAGATTTAGTTAAAATTGAGGTTACTGGTTGAAGTCATTAATTAAAGTTCTACCTCTAATACCCTTCCAATGCAAAGTTTTTGATTAGGAGATCCAACAATCAAGATACATCATTTGTATATCTTTATCAAGCTTTGAAAACTTATTTAGACGATGCGTAGTGGGCAAGATCCATCCTTGGGCATTTTGCGCTAtgtggcagcccagtcaacaATGGGGCATTATAAGGCGTTTTCTAAAATGCGTGTAGTGGGGATTGTGGGacattatgtttgtaataaaataaaataaaaaaaaacatttaaaaaatctTATCAGCAAAAAAATGGAAGCTCAAATGTGATTGGCCAAGAAATGGCCCCACCGGCGTGATTTATAACAtgccataacaaaaaaaaaaaaaggccaAACACGCCCCAACGTAGTGGCTG
The Helianthus annuus cultivar XRQ/B chromosome 6, HanXRQr2.0-SUNRISE, whole genome shotgun sequence genome window above contains:
- the LOC110865619 gene encoding protein WHAT'S THIS FACTOR 1, chloroplastic, with the translated sequence MANQLIKPFKNPHYLPSVTRLMTTSKRVQDRSQQKRVHALEIAVEKHKIASKILFLLELLKQEPEQVIPIRSLDQHRRQLNLPKPHKISDFIRKSPKLFEMYKDQRGTTWVGLTAKGEELVEEEERLIAENEGKAVEHVTRLLMMSVNKILPLDKIAHFRRDLGLPYDFRKHWVHKYPDCFRVLKDEDDVEFLKLVSWNPCWSVTEVEKKVTGITKAENHVPGRLSLAFPMKFPPDYKKVYRYGGQIENFQKREYLSPYADAKELKAGSVEFDKRAIAVMHEVLSFMNEKRLITDHLTHFRREFVMPQKLMRILLKHFGIFYVSERGKRFSVFLTEAYDGSELIEKCPLVVWKEKVVSLTGYRGRKKKIETFDDMDDFVDNDLFESDSEDENTISIDRSFKEEDDTMSDVEDELVTQISEMDIGEVQKAYNDT